Below is a window of Yimella sp. cx-51 DNA.
CCGCAGCGCCTCGGACGCCTCAGCGGCGGAATCGAAGAACGTGGGCATGGCGTGCCTCCTGACAATGGTGGTGTCAGTGAGGTACGCGACCGCCCGCCGGAATCTTCGGCGTGCGTCGTCGCTCAGTTGGGTCGTTCGACCCTAGACCGAGGACCACCCGCTCAGGTGGAGTCGCTCGAATCCGTCGAGCATGAGGTCGAGGGCGAAGGCGAACTCTGCGTCGTCGTCGCAGTTGCTGCCGGTGTGGGGGGCGGTGGATGCCATCCTCATGATGGACGGGTACGAGCTGGTGAATGCGGCGACGGCCTTTGCGCGTTCATCTGGATCGTCCGGCGCTACCGGGGTTGGCAGGACGTCGCGGGTGAAGCCCCACATTCGCGTGCTGAGGGTGTGCATCGCATGATGGACGAGGTCGGCGCTGAGTCCACCGTCGAACATGATCGACATCAGGCCATCCATGTAGGCAAGCACCGGGGGGCTCGCCAAGGTGCGGGTCTCGATGGCCTCTTGAGCCCAGGCGTGGGTGCTCATCGCCTGCCGCGCAGCAAGGATTCGTGCCCTCAGCCGGTCTGTCCAGTGGCTCCCGTCGGGGGTGGTGCCACCGACCTGCTCGACGAGGTGGTCCACCATCAGGTCGAGGAGTTGGTCGCGTCCTGCCACGTGCTTGTAGAGCGCCATCGCGGTGACCCCGAGCGAGTCTGCAAGGCGGCGCATGCTCAGACCCGAGAGGCCCGACTCGTCGGCAATGGCGAAGGCGGCTCGCACGATGCCCTCCCGGTCGAGGCGTTGCCGATTGCTCGCTCTTGACATGTATACAGCGTACACCTACGCTCGATGTCAAGTATACGCCGT
It encodes the following:
- a CDS encoding TetR/AcrR family transcriptional regulator; this encodes MSRASNRQRLDREGIVRAAFAIADESGLSGLSMRRLADSLGVTAMALYKHVAGRDQLLDLMVDHLVEQVGGTTPDGSHWTDRLRARILAARQAMSTHAWAQEAIETRTLASPPVLAYMDGLMSIMFDGGLSADLVHHAMHTLSTRMWGFTRDVLPTPVAPDDPDERAKAVAAFTSSYPSIMRMASTAPHTGSNCDDDAEFAFALDLMLDGFERLHLSGWSSV